Proteins encoded in a region of the Natronorubrum halophilum genome:
- a CDS encoding cupredoxin domain-containing protein — protein METHDSDEVERINFYVLSVNHRLMTRDNTVTRRTAMKLTGAAAATALVAGCSSDDSGDDDSDDDSGNDNSAEAWEGVSEFSLLGKTGGWEGVEPEAIAGVQNPTLYLTAGEEYEVSWENDDGSTHNFTIESGEGEDLEQTDDVGEQGESTSMSFDASEEMAEYYCVPHPDAMRGEIDIQEGNGGGNGNESGNESGNESGNESGNESE, from the coding sequence ATGGAAACGCATGACAGCGACGAGGTAGAGCGTATCAATTTTTATGTGCTCAGCGTTAATCATCGGTTGATGACGCGAGATAACACAGTCACACGGCGAACAGCGATGAAGCTCACGGGAGCAGCGGCGGCAACCGCACTCGTTGCCGGTTGTTCCAGCGACGACAGTGGCGACGATGACAGCGATGACGACAGCGGAAACGACAACAGTGCAGAAGCTTGGGAGGGGGTCTCCGAATTTTCCCTCCTTGGCAAGACAGGTGGCTGGGAAGGCGTCGAGCCTGAAGCGATCGCGGGCGTACAGAACCCGACCCTCTATCTGACCGCAGGCGAAGAGTACGAAGTCTCGTGGGAGAACGACGACGGAAGCACCCACAACTTCACCATCGAAAGCGGAGAGGGTGAGGACCTCGAGCAGACCGATGATGTGGGCGAACAGGGCGAAAGCACGTCGATGTCCTTCGACGCCTCCGAGGAGATGGCGGAATACTACTGCGTGCCACACCCCGACGCCATGCGTGGCGAAATCGACATTCAGGAAGGTAACGGCGGCGGGAACGGCAACGAAAGCGGCAACGAAAGCGGCAACGAAAGCGGCAACGAAAGCGGCAACGAAAGCGAATAA
- a CDS encoding MFS transporter, producing the protein MHSSDRDRIVLATVVFAVLFSQLLLYPGVGTLVETLGADETASSLAATELDASMWFLVAEFGGYVAFVGVWGAASDVTGRRTPFIVAGALAGAVGYAALAAVPAVGSIPFEGVLLLRVFQGAMTIGAFSLTMTMLMDLEGGHGRNMGAAGIAIGLGAALGAPIGGQLTELDPIAPLVGATLLLVCIGALVTRVEDRSPSGRRTARALLEGVRRRPTLSIPYAFGFVDRLTAGFFALVGTLYFQETFGLEPAATGLLLACFFAPFALLQYPMGALSDRIGRTIPIVVGSLCYGLGILAVGAAPSVALAAVAMVAVGVLGALVSPATMALVTDLAAESERGIAMAGFNIAGSLGFLGGFLVGGTVASAYGYDLSFLVVGSLEIVIALVAVPAFLHLSLGRGEQLTADDRDRA; encoded by the coding sequence GTGCACTCGAGTGACCGCGACCGCATCGTCCTCGCCACCGTCGTCTTCGCCGTCTTGTTCTCACAGTTGTTGCTCTATCCGGGCGTCGGGACGCTCGTCGAGACGCTGGGAGCCGACGAGACGGCGTCGTCGTTGGCGGCGACCGAACTCGACGCGAGCATGTGGTTTCTCGTCGCCGAATTTGGAGGCTACGTCGCCTTCGTCGGCGTCTGGGGCGCTGCGAGCGACGTAACGGGTCGACGAACGCCGTTCATCGTCGCCGGAGCGCTGGCCGGAGCCGTCGGCTACGCCGCCCTCGCCGCCGTCCCCGCGGTGGGATCGATCCCCTTCGAGGGGGTCCTCCTCCTGCGAGTCTTCCAGGGCGCGATGACCATCGGCGCGTTCTCGCTGACCATGACCATGCTCATGGATCTCGAGGGCGGTCACGGTCGAAACATGGGCGCGGCCGGGATCGCCATCGGACTCGGGGCCGCCCTCGGCGCGCCGATCGGCGGTCAACTCACCGAACTCGACCCGATCGCGCCGCTGGTCGGCGCGACCCTCCTGCTCGTCTGTATCGGCGCGCTCGTCACCCGCGTCGAGGACCGGTCGCCGAGCGGGAGGCGGACCGCTCGAGCGCTCCTCGAGGGCGTCCGAAGGCGGCCGACGCTGTCGATCCCCTACGCCTTCGGCTTCGTCGACCGACTGACGGCGGGCTTTTTCGCACTTGTCGGCACGCTCTACTTTCAGGAGACGTTCGGCCTCGAACCCGCCGCCACCGGGCTCTTGCTGGCGTGCTTTTTCGCCCCGTTCGCCCTGTTGCAGTATCCCATGGGCGCGCTCTCGGACCGAATCGGCCGGACGATTCCGATCGTCGTCGGCTCGCTGTGTTACGGGCTTGGCATCCTCGCGGTCGGTGCCGCGCCGTCGGTCGCTCTCGCAGCGGTCGCGATGGTCGCCGTCGGCGTGCTCGGAGCGCTGGTCTCGCCCGCGACGATGGCGTTGGTCACCGATCTCGCCGCCGAGAGCGAGCGCGGAATCGCGATGGCCGGGTTCAATATCGCCGGCAGTCTGGGCTTTCTCGGCGGTTTTCTCGTCGGCGGCACGGTCGCCAGCGCCTACGGGTACGACCTCTCGTTCCTTGTCGTCGGCAGCCTCGAGATCGTGATCGCCCTCGTCGCCGTGCCGGCGTTCCTCCACCTCTCACTCGGGCGAGGGGAACAGCTCACGGCGGACGACCGAGATCGCGCCTGA
- a CDS encoding DsrE family protein produces MQTVFHLTSDDPEQQQTVLTIAENLSTDDSVEMDDIAIVAQAGGIEPLTAGGDGSDTVESLLADGFSVKACGNTLDLENLEESDLVDGVETVPSGGGELTRLQDDGYAYIRP; encoded by the coding sequence GTGCAGACAGTCTTCCACCTCACGAGCGACGATCCGGAACAGCAACAAACCGTGCTCACGATCGCCGAGAACCTCAGTACAGACGACTCCGTTGAGATGGACGACATCGCGATCGTCGCCCAGGCGGGCGGCATCGAACCGCTGACGGCCGGCGGCGACGGCAGCGACACGGTCGAATCACTGCTCGCCGACGGGTTTTCGGTGAAAGCCTGCGGCAACACGCTGGATCTCGAGAACCTCGAGGAATCCGACCTCGTCGACGGCGTCGAGACCGTTCCCTCCGGCGGCGGCGAACTCACGCGCCTTCAGGACGACGGCTACGCCTATATCCGACCGTAG
- a CDS encoding pyridoxal-phosphate-dependent aminotransferase family protein → MPTKREYRDDYPDKTLYIPGPTEVREDVIEAMCEPMFGHRMDRMTDLYTTVVEDTKEFLGTDNEVIILTGSGTEFMESSILNLVDENVLCTTCGSFSERQANVAERLGKSVDTLEYEWGQAVKPEDVREALEESDAEYDVVTCVMNESSTGVRNPVEEIGDVVADYPDTYFVVDAVSALGGDYVDIDEHDIDVIFTSVQKAFAMPPGLAVCVVSDDAYERELESESASWYGGFQRTIDYYDRKGQTHSTPAIPIMLAYRKQMKHMLEEGHDARDRRHREMAEYTREWANEHFAMFPEEGYESQTVACIENTQGIDVAGTIAAVDEEYGMVFSNGYGSQLGEETFRIGHMGEHDLESIRALTDAIEDVAGL, encoded by the coding sequence GTGCCCACAAAACGCGAATACAGAGACGACTATCCGGACAAGACGCTGTACATCCCGGGTCCGACCGAGGTACGCGAGGACGTCATCGAGGCGATGTGCGAGCCGATGTTCGGCCACCGAATGGACCGGATGACGGACCTCTACACGACCGTCGTCGAGGACACGAAGGAGTTCCTCGGCACCGACAACGAGGTCATCATCCTCACGGGATCGGGGACCGAGTTCATGGAGAGTTCGATCCTCAACCTCGTCGACGAGAACGTGCTCTGTACGACCTGCGGCAGTTTCAGCGAGCGCCAGGCCAACGTCGCCGAGCGGCTGGGCAAGAGCGTGGACACCCTCGAGTACGAGTGGGGGCAGGCGGTCAAACCCGAGGACGTGCGCGAGGCACTCGAGGAGAGCGACGCCGAGTACGACGTCGTCACGTGCGTGATGAACGAGAGCTCCACCGGCGTCCGCAACCCCGTCGAGGAGATCGGCGACGTCGTCGCCGACTACCCGGACACCTACTTCGTCGTCGACGCCGTCTCCGCGCTGGGCGGCGATTACGTCGATATCGACGAGCACGACATCGACGTCATCTTCACGTCGGTCCAGAAGGCGTTCGCCATGCCGCCCGGCCTCGCCGTCTGCGTCGTCAGCGACGACGCCTACGAGCGCGAACTCGAGTCCGAGTCGGCGTCATGGTACGGCGGCTTCCAGCGCACGATCGACTACTACGACCGGAAGGGACAGACGCACTCCACGCCGGCGATTCCGATCATGCTCGCGTATCGCAAACAGATGAAGCACATGCTCGAGGAGGGCCACGACGCGCGCGACCGGCGCCACCGCGAGATGGCCGAGTACACGCGCGAGTGGGCCAACGAGCACTTCGCGATGTTCCCCGAGGAGGGGTACGAATCGCAGACGGTGGCCTGCATCGAAAACACGCAGGGGATCGACGTCGCCGGGACCATCGCGGCCGTCGACGAGGAGTACGGCATGGTCTTCTCGAACGGTTACGGCTCACAACTCGGCGAGGAGACGTTCCGCATCGGCCACATGGGCGAACACGACCTCGAGTCCATTCGGGCACTGACCGACGCTATCGAGGACGTCGCCGGGCTGTAA
- a CDS encoding DUF6517 family protein, whose protein sequence is MTVTRRRFLAAGATVGGGMIAGCTDLSEELASRPAIVSRAALEDTGYGEHTVEEFPVERSISRFGLERSIEVTNWYAEYDRSISLDMFGLTRVQAAIVSVLTTPQVSFLGRTFNPVGEYSTDELVELIQNRYDELEDVQYVDDRPVSILGTETALSRYAARARLAAVDATVDVFVELSEPVAHGDDFVICVAVYPQVRGFETESGAVRTLLESVEHE, encoded by the coding sequence ATGACAGTCACGCGCCGACGCTTCCTCGCGGCCGGGGCGACCGTCGGTGGCGGGATGATCGCCGGCTGTACCGACCTCTCCGAGGAACTCGCATCGAGGCCGGCAATCGTTTCTCGAGCGGCGCTCGAGGACACCGGCTACGGCGAGCACACCGTCGAGGAGTTCCCCGTCGAACGCTCGATCAGTCGGTTCGGCCTCGAGCGCTCGATCGAGGTGACGAACTGGTACGCCGAGTACGACCGCTCGATTTCGCTCGATATGTTCGGGTTGACGCGCGTGCAGGCGGCGATCGTCTCCGTTCTTACCACGCCGCAGGTGTCGTTCCTCGGCCGAACGTTCAACCCCGTCGGCGAGTACTCGACGGACGAACTCGTCGAACTGATCCAGAACCGGTACGACGAACTCGAGGACGTGCAGTACGTCGACGACCGGCCCGTCTCGATTCTGGGTACCGAGACGGCGCTCTCCCGCTACGCCGCGCGCGCCCGGTTGGCCGCCGTCGACGCGACGGTCGACGTTTTCGTGGAACTCAGCGAACCCGTCGCTCACGGCGACGATTTCGTGATCTGCGTCGCGGTCTACCCGCAAGTACGCGGGTTCGAGACCGAATCCGGCGCGGTTCGAACGCTACTCGAGAGCGTCGAACACGAGTGA
- a CDS encoding O-acetylhomoserine aminocarboxypropyltransferase/cysteine synthase family protein produces the protein MSDDASDGTDEPCPERGLGTRSVHAGQSPDPETGAMAPPIYQTTSYVFDDADTAADRYALEAEGYIYSRIANPTVTTLEDRLADLEGGAGAVATGSGMAALDSAVLILAEAGDNVVCSTDTYGGTTAYFSKTASRRDIETKYVPTLEYDAYEDAIDEDTAFVHVETIGNPSLVTPDFERVAEIAHDNGVPLVVDNTFATPALCRPLEHGADVVWESTTKWLHGSGTTVGGILVDGGSFPWGEHGYDEIAGENHAYHDVDFSRDFSDAPFAAAARFRSLRSLGNQQSPFDAWQTLQGLESLPLRVEKHCENAAIVAEYLADHEDVAWVTHPGLADHPTHDNATRYLEDFGGMVAFGLEDGFEAGKTFCESVEVAQFLANIGDAKTLVIHPASTTHGQLSSDEREEAGVTDDLVRMSVGIEDPADVLADLEQAIATASRGGRAPTDP, from the coding sequence ATGAGCGACGATGCGAGCGACGGGACTGATGAACCGTGTCCCGAGCGCGGTCTCGGGACGCGAAGCGTACACGCCGGCCAATCCCCCGACCCCGAGACGGGCGCGATGGCCCCGCCGATCTATCAGACGACCTCCTACGTCTTCGACGACGCCGATACCGCCGCCGACCGCTACGCCCTCGAGGCCGAGGGCTACATCTACTCTCGAATCGCCAACCCGACCGTCACGACGCTCGAGGACCGCCTCGCCGACCTCGAGGGCGGCGCGGGCGCGGTCGCGACGGGCAGCGGGATGGCCGCCCTCGATTCGGCCGTCCTCATCCTCGCCGAGGCGGGCGACAACGTGGTCTGCTCGACGGACACCTACGGCGGGACGACTGCCTACTTCTCGAAGACCGCGAGTCGGCGCGACATCGAGACGAAATACGTCCCCACGTTAGAGTACGACGCCTACGAAGACGCGATCGACGAGGACACCGCGTTCGTTCACGTCGAGACGATCGGCAACCCGTCACTGGTCACGCCCGACTTCGAGCGCGTCGCCGAAATCGCCCACGACAACGGCGTTCCGCTGGTCGTGGACAACACCTTCGCGACGCCGGCGCTCTGTCGGCCGCTCGAGCATGGGGCCGACGTCGTCTGGGAGTCGACCACCAAGTGGCTCCACGGCTCCGGGACGACGGTCGGCGGCATCCTCGTCGACGGCGGTTCCTTCCCGTGGGGCGAGCACGGCTACGACGAGATCGCGGGGGAGAACCACGCCTACCACGACGTCGACTTCTCCCGGGACTTTTCGGACGCTCCGTTCGCCGCGGCGGCCCGATTCCGCTCGCTGCGCAGTCTCGGCAACCAGCAGTCCCCCTTCGACGCCTGGCAGACTCTCCAGGGCCTCGAGTCGCTGCCCCTGCGCGTCGAAAAACACTGCGAGAACGCCGCCATCGTCGCGGAGTATCTCGCGGATCACGAGGACGTCGCCTGGGTCACCCACCCGGGACTCGCGGACCACCCGACCCACGACAACGCCACGCGGTATCTCGAGGACTTCGGCGGGATGGTCGCGTTCGGGCTCGAAGACGGGTTCGAGGCGGGCAAAACGTTCTGCGAGAGCGTCGAGGTCGCGCAGTTCCTCGCCAACATCGGCGACGCGAAGACGCTCGTTATCCATCCGGCGAGTACGACCCACGGTCAACTCTCGTCCGACGAACGCGAGGAAGCGGGCGTGACGGACGACCTCGTTCGGATGTCCGTCGGGATCGAGGATCCCGCGGACGTTCTGGCCGACCTCGAGCAGGCGATCGCGACGGCGTCGCGGGGCGGACGAGCACCGACTGATCCATGA